TTTGGTCTTTTTTTGTGAAAAATGTCTCTAATTTTAGCGAACGATTCTGTATTGGATGTTTAGGGTTTTATTTCAACAGTTTGTTGGTTTCTCAGGTAAAAATCAAGCAATACCAAAGCTGCCATCGCCTCTACAATCACCACTGCACGAGGCACCACACAAGGGTCGTGTCTACCTTTACCAGTGACAGTGACACTATCACCCTGAGTATTTAGGCTTTCCTGGTCTTGCATAAGTGTAGCTACAGGTTTAAAAGCCACCCTAAAATAAATATCTTCACCGTTGGAAATGCCTCCCTGAATACCCCCAGAGTAGTTAGATCGGGTGCGGGCTTCGCCAGATTCATCTTTATATATCAGGTCATTATGAGCCGATCCGAGCATTTCTACCCCATCAAACCCACTACCATACTCAAAACCCTTCACTGCATTTATGCTGAGCATTGCTTTGCCCAATTCAGCGTGTAGTTTGTCAAATACAGGCTCGCCTAACCCTGAAGGTGTGTTTTCTATTACTGCATTTACTACTCCACCTATAGTGTCTCCTTGTTTGCGCACCTCTTTTATGCATTCTATCATTTGGGTAGCAAGCGTTGGGTCAGGGCAGCGCACATCGTTTTGCTCTATTTGAGAAAAATCAAGGTGTTGATAAGGAGTGGTAAGTTTGATACTGCCCACTTGCGAGGTATAAGCGGTGATTTTGATTCCTTGTTGCCACAAAATTTGCTTGGCAATGGCACCTGCTGCCACACGCGCGGCTGTTTCACGGGCAGAGCTTCTGCCGCCTCCGCGATAATCACGAATACCATATTTTTGCTGATAAGTATAGTCAGCGTGAGAAGGGCGAAACTGATTGGCTATGTGCGAGTAATCCTTGCTTTTGGCGTCTTGGTTCCAAATAACCAAAGTAAGAGGGGTTCCAGTGGTTTTTCCTTCAAATATTCCTGAAATGACCTGCACTTGATCAGGTTCTTTGCGTTGCGTCACTATTTTAGACTGCCCTGGACGACGGCGGTTTAGTTCACGTTGAATAAACTCCATATCCAGTGCAAGGTTTGAAGGGCAACCATCAATGATTACACCAATAGCATCGCCGTGCGATTCGCCAAAGGTGGTAATTCTAAAAGCTTTTCCGTAAGTATTCATGTTTGACAATCAACAGATAAAGGTTGATAATTTTGGCAAAGTAATAGAAAATTGCTGAAAACTATCAACCTTCAATTGATTGATCTTAAAAGTATTTTTGCTCCATCAGGTAATTTTTTACGTAATCTTGCACACCTTCTTCAAGAGAATGGAAAGGTTTGTCATACCCAATATTGATCAACTTTTGCATATTAGCCTCAGTAAAGTACTGATATTTGTCTCTAATATCTTCGGGTGTATCAATAAACGAAATGTCTTCTTCTTTGCCCATTCCTTTAAAAGTATTGCGAACCAAGTCAAGAAAAGTACGTGCCTGACCAGTACCCAGGTTGTAAATACCAGAGTCTTTGCGGTGTTTCATCAAAAACATCATTACCTCCACCACGTCTTTTACATACACAAAGTCACGGCTTTGCTCTCCGTCTTTAAAATCGGCACGGTGCGAGCGAAAAAGCTTCATTTTATCAGTAGCTTTTATTTGATTAAAAGCATGCAAAATTACCGATGCCATACGCTTTTTGTGGTACTCGTTGGGACCGTACACATTAAAAAACTTAAGACCTGCCCAGAACCAAGGTTTTTTGTCTTGTTGCAGTGCCCAAAGGTCAAAGTCATTTTTTGAATCTCCGTAAGGATTCAAAGGTTTTAGCTTAGGTATAACCTCTTCGCTATCGTCGTAGCCGTGTTCGCCACCACCATAAGTAGCAGCAGAAGATGCATAAACTAGCGGGATGTGATATTTACAGCAGTATTGCCAAAGTTTTTTGGTATAGTTAAGATTTAGTTCGTTGAAGATATCAACATTAAACTCGGTCGTATCTGTGCGCGCACCAATGTGAAAAATGAATTCTACTTCTTCGTGGTGTTTGTCAAACCAGTCAAAGAACTTGTTGCGTTCAACGCGCTCTTTGATGGTCTTTCCTTCCAGGTTTTTATTCTTAGCTTCGTTGTCAAACTTGTCTACTGCGATTACCGCCTGATAGTTTTCGGAGTTTAGTTTACTAATTAAACAACTTCCTATAAAACCAGCGGCACCTGTAACTACAATCATATTACAATCGAATTAACTATTTATTTTATATTAATGAGGGACATTCAATCATCTCTTCTCACTTATTTTTATAGGCCTTTTTAGTGTTTTAAAAGTACCTATTTTAATACGATATAGTGAAAAATAAGAAGCAAATTTAAAGGTTATTTGTGAATAACCTGCGATAAACACTTTTTTAGCTACGAATTAATCCCATTTTTTGATATTAGCAGGCATAGTTTCTATTAATATTATAGAAATAGTGCTAAAAAAACTTAGCTTTATATAGCGGTAGGGTAGCGGATGGTGTACTATATACAAACAATCATCACTTGATTTACTGGCCACCCAATCAATTTAAGGTGTATCCATCAACATAAAAGACCATTTGTCTGTAGGTTTGTAAACTTATTCTAAGACGAAAAATTATGCATAAGTGCTACTTTTAATCCCAAATTGAAATACAACATCTTGATTAACAGTTAATTAAAGCCTTGAAACAAGACAAAGCCCCCTTTCTGGTAAAATTTCTTATATTTGTGACCTTCATTTAAAAATTAGTATAAAAAATGGCAAGGATACTCACTGGCATTCAAAGTTCAGGAAGACCACATTTGGGAAACATTCTAGGTGCAATTCAGCCTGGTATTGAACTATCAGAAGACCCAAAAAATGAATCTTTCTTTTTTATTGCAGACCTGCACTCGCTTACTACCATAAGAGACCCAAAAGTGCGTGAAGGAAATGTAAATGCAGTAGCTGCTGCTTGGTTGGCGCTTGGTTTCGATACTGACAAGAACACCTTTTACCGTCAATCGAGGGTACCTGAAGTAACCGAACTTGCCTGGTACTTGAGTTGTTTTATGCCGTTTTCACGGATGGAACTTGCCCACTCGTTCAAAGACAAGTCAGAAGCATTGGGAGGTGAAGGCGACGAAAATGTAAATTCAGGTTTATTTACTTACCCTATGCTAATGGCCGCCGATATATTGTTGTATGATGCCGATGTGGTACCAGTAGGCAAAGATCAAAAGCAACACCTGGAGTTTACCCGTTTTGTGGCAAAAAGAATAAATAATCACTATGGTGAAGAGATTTTTGTATTGCCAGAAGCGCGTATTGATGCTGATCTGAT
This region of Microscilla marina ATCC 23134 genomic DNA includes:
- the rfaD gene encoding ADP-glyceromanno-heptose 6-epimerase, with protein sequence MIVVTGAAGFIGSCLISKLNSENYQAVIAVDKFDNEAKNKNLEGKTIKERVERNKFFDWFDKHHEEVEFIFHIGARTDTTEFNVDIFNELNLNYTKKLWQYCCKYHIPLVYASSAATYGGGEHGYDDSEEVIPKLKPLNPYGDSKNDFDLWALQQDKKPWFWAGLKFFNVYGPNEYHKKRMASVILHAFNQIKATDKMKLFRSHRADFKDGEQSRDFVYVKDVVEVMMFLMKHRKDSGIYNLGTGQARTFLDLVRNTFKGMGKEEDISFIDTPEDIRDKYQYFTEANMQKLINIGYDKPFHSLEEGVQDYVKNYLMEQKYF
- the trpS gene encoding tryptophan--tRNA ligase — its product is MARILTGIQSSGRPHLGNILGAIQPGIELSEDPKNESFFFIADLHSLTTIRDPKVREGNVNAVAAAWLALGFDTDKNTFYRQSRVPEVTELAWYLSCFMPFSRMELAHSFKDKSEALGGEGDENVNSGLFTYPMLMAADILLYDADVVPVGKDQKQHLEFTRFVAKRINNHYGEEIFVLPEARIDADLMTIPGTDGRKMSKSYNNYIDMFLPKGKLKKQVMGIETDSTPLEDPKDPDKCNVFALYGLLANDTQATKMRENYTGGNYGYGHAKKELLELIMTKYEKQRELFDHYMNNLTDLHSKLAEGETKARDIATPVLNRARKAMGFR
- the aroC gene encoding chorismate synthase, with amino-acid sequence MNTYGKAFRITTFGESHGDAIGVIIDGCPSNLALDMEFIQRELNRRRPGQSKIVTQRKEPDQVQVISGIFEGKTTGTPLTLVIWNQDAKSKDYSHIANQFRPSHADYTYQQKYGIRDYRGGGRSSARETAARVAAGAIAKQILWQQGIKITAYTSQVGSIKLTTPYQHLDFSQIEQNDVRCPDPTLATQMIECIKEVRKQGDTIGGVVNAVIENTPSGLGEPVFDKLHAELGKAMLSINAVKGFEYGSGFDGVEMLGSAHNDLIYKDESGEARTRSNYSGGIQGGISNGEDIYFRVAFKPVATLMQDQESLNTQGDSVTVTGKGRHDPCVVPRAVVIVEAMAALVLLDFYLRNQQTVEIKP